AGAATGGTATGAAACTGAATCGGGAGGTGCTGGCGCTTTGGCGGGAGATTCTGGAACTTTGTCCGAAGGCACGTCTTATTGTGCAGGATACCACGCGCCTGCCGGAGCGGCGTCAGGCTTTGGAAAAGCGCTTGGAAAAAGCGGGCCTGCCGATGGAACGGACGGAAGTACGACTGGGCACCGATAATTACCTGCAGGATTATCAGGAAATTGACATCATGCTCGACACCTTTCCCTATAACGGCGGTGCTATGACGGCTACGGCGCTCTATATGGGGGTGCCGGTGGTGACTCTGCGGGGGAATCATCATAGTGCCCGCTTTGGGGCAAGCCTTTTGACAGCGGCAGGTTATGAGGAATGGATAGCAGACAGCAGAGAAGACTATTTGAAATATGCCTTGCAGCTTGCTTCTGACTTGTCATTTTTAGCGGCTGTGCAGGAAAATCTGCGGGCGGAGGTGGAAAATTCGCCCCTCTGCGACAAGGCAAGGTATGCAGGTGCGTTTTGGCAGGTATGTATCGACCTGTGGGCCAGAAAGGGGGACTTTGCCTTATGAAGCAGGACTTAACCGCTTTTCTGCCCGGTGGGCCGGCGCCTTTACGCTGGCTGATTCTGGAAAGTCTGACTTATGTAGAAAAGATTGCGGCACTCTATCCCCATGCTCAATTGACGGTGGTAACGGAAATTGAGGAAGTCGCCAGCTTGCACGAGTTTGCTGGGCTGAATATCCAATGGGTATTTCAGGACATCCGTCAGGAAAAACTGCCCTTTCCCAATGGCAGCTTCGATGCGGTATTAGCGGAAAATCTGCTGTCCAGGGCTTATGAGCCTTATGAACTGCTGCTGGATATCAGCCGCAAGCTTACGGATGTGGGCGCATTCTATGGTGATTTTCTGAATATACGTTACACCGGCGTATTGGAAGCTTTGAAGCAGGGGCAGTTTCCTGTACGGGAAAAACATCTTTATGCTAAAAGCGAAATGGTTCGCCTGCTGGATGATACACTTTTTAAGGAAATTGACTTTGTGCCTGGGGATAGAGATGAGGATAATAGCGCCGAAGAAGAGTGGGAGGCGGCAGGCTACGCTAATATCAATCACGAGCTTTCCATCAGCCGGTATCTCTTCCGAGCTGCCGTCAGCACCGCCAAAGTGGCCAACCTCAAAGGATTATACAGCCCAGATGCGCGCAAGGAGTTATCCCGCATCCTGCATCGTATTGAGTATGACGTTGCGCGGACGGAAAATCTGGAACATCTGCAGCAGCTTTGTCAGCAGGAGGGAATCTTCCCGGAATATCTGCACGATTTTGTTGAGGAAACATGCTATCATCGGGACAAAGTTTTAGCTTTGTTGGAGCAGAAATGATTAGAAGTGGCGGCATCTAGCAGTTTTTCATGTTTTTTTCAAAAAAGGTGTTGACAGGAGCTTCTGACTCGTGTAATATAATACAAGTCGCTGACAGACACGGCAACGAAACAGTTCAGCAAGCCTTGATTGGCAGGCCACTGTGAGGAACCGAAAAGCTTCGAAAAACTTCAAAAAAGTTCTTGACAAGCTAAGCTGAATGCGATAAGATAAATGAGTCGCTTGAAGCGAGTACCCGAAAGGGCACAGGCGCCGATAACGACAAAACAGATTGTTCTTTGAAAACTAAACAATGCAAATAATCATGCAACATGATTAAAGCCAGATGTTTGAGAAGTGAAAACTTCTTATTAAAACATCGATTGGTATGAATAACATAGCAATCGGCAATTTCTTTAATAGATAATTGAGAGCTTGATTAAGTTCTTCATAAATTTTATGGAGAGTTTGATCCTGGCTCAGGACGAACGCTGGCGGCGTGCTTAACACATGCAAGTCGAACGAGACGGATTGAAAGCTTGCTTTTGAAATGTCGAGTGGCAAACGGGTGAGTAACGCGTAGACAACCTGCCGCAAAGATGGGGACAACAGTCCGAAAGGACTGCTAATACCGAATGTTGTCAGTTTTCCGCATGGAAGACTGATTAAAGATGGCCTCTACTTGTAAGCTATCGCTTTGCGATGGGTCTGCGTCTGATTAGCTAGTTGGTGGGGTAACGGCCTACCAAGGCGACGATCAGTAGCCGGTCTGAGAGGATGAACGGCCACATTGGAACTGAGACACGGTCCAGACTCCTACGGGAGGCAGCAGTGGGGAATCTTCCGCAATGGGCGAAAGCCTGACGGAGCAACGCCGCGTGAGTGAAGAAGGGTTTCGGCTCGTAAAGCTCTGTTGACGGGGACGAACGTGCGAGATGCGAATAGTTTCTTGCAATGACGGTACCCGTCGAGGAAGCCACGGCTAACTACGTGCCAGCAGCCGCGGTAATACGTAGGTGGCGAGCGTTGTCCGGAATTATTGGGCGTAAAGGGAGCGCAGGCGGGAAGGCAAGTCAGTCTTAAAAGTGCGGGGCTCAACCCCGTGATGGGATTGAAACTGTCTTTCTTGAGTGCAGGAGAGGAAAGCGGAATTCCTAGTGTAGCGGTGAAATGCGTAGATATTAGGAGGAACACCAGTGGCGAAGGCGGCTTTCTGGACTGTAACTGACGCTGAGGCTCGAAAGCGTGGGGAGCGAACAGGATTAGATACCCTGGTAGTCCACGCCGTAAACGATGAATGCTAGGTGTAGGAGGTATCGACCCCTTCTGTGCCGGAGTTAACGCAATAAGCATTCCGCCTGGGGAGTACGGTCGCAAGACTGAAACTCAAAGGAATTGACGGGGGCCCGCACAAGCGGTGGAGTATGTGGTTTAATTCGACGCAACGCGAAGAACCTTACCAGGGCTTGACATTGATGGAAAGCACTAGAGATAGTGCCCTCTCTTCGGAGACCAGAAAACAGGTGGTGCATGGCTGTCGTCAGCTCGTGTCGTGAGATGTTGGGTTAAGTCCCGCAACGAGCGCAACCCCTATCATTTGTTGCCAGCACGTTAAGGTGGGAACTCAAATGAGACTGCCGCGGGCAACGCGGAGGAAGGCGGGGATGACGTCAAGTCATCATGCCCCTTATGTCCTGGGCTACACACGTACTACAATGGGATGGACAGAGAGCAGCGACCCCGCGAGGGCAAGCGAACCCCATAAACCATCTCCCAGTTCGGATTGCAGGCTGCAACCCGCCTGCATGAAGTCGGAATCGCTAGTAATCGCTGGTCAGCATACAGCGGTGAATACGTTCCCGGGCCTTGTACACACCGCCCGTCACACCACGGAAGTCATTCACACCCGAAGCCGGTGGGTAAACCGCAAGGATATAGCCGTCTAAGGTGGGGGCGATGACTGGGGTGAAGTCGTAACAAGGTAGCCGTATCGGAAGGTGCGGCTGGATCACCTCCTTTCTAAGGATTACAAAATCTTAGGTCGGAGCATCTGCTTTGCTAGAAATAGCGTTTGCATTGTCTAGTTTTGAGAGAATAATCTCTCTAAAATTAAATACCATAATGGGGGCGTAGCTCAGCTGGGAGAGCACCTGCCTTGCAAGCAGGGGGTCAGGAGTTCGATTCTCCTCGTCTCCACCATTATGGGCCTATAGCTCAGCTGGTTAGAGCGCACGCCTGATAAGCGTGAGGTCAATAGTTCAAGTCTATTTAGGCCCACCATTAAAAACGAATGGTATATGTACACTGAAAACTACACAGAAGAAATTAAAATGTATCAATTTTAACCAAAGGTCTACACGACAGTGTAAACAGAGGTTGAACGAACATTTTAGGATTCAAAAGCATAGACATCATAAACAATATGATACTTTATGGCAAAACGAAAGTTAAGCTACAAAGGGCATATGGTGGATGCCTAGGCGTTTCGAGCCGATGAAGGACGCGATAAGCTGCGAGAAGTCATGGGGAGCCGCAAGTAGGCTGTGAGCCATGAATATCCGAATGGGGCAACCCGATACGAGTTATGTCGTATCACCTAGTTTCTAGGAGGCACACCCGGTGAACTGAAACATCTAAGTAACCGGAGGAAAAGTAATCAAAAGAGATTCCCTCAGTAGCGGCGAGCGAACAGGGAAGAGCCCAAACCGGACGTCTTCGGACGACCGGGGTTGAGGACTGGCATCAAGCGGAAAGTTCCTAGCTGAAGCTTCTGGGAAGGAGCGGCACAGAAGGTGAAACCCCCGTAAGCGAAAGGAAAACAAGCGGGCCGGTATCCAGAGTACCACGAGACACGTGAAACCTTGTGGGAAGCAGGGTGGACCACCATCCAAGGCAAAATACTACGAAACGACCGATAGCGCATAGTACCGTGAGGGAAAGGTGAAAAGAACCCCGGGAGGGGAGTGAAATAGAACCTGAAACCGTATGTCTACAAGCAGTCGAAGCACTTTATATGTGCAACGGCGTGCCTATTGAAGAATGAACCGGCGAGTTAATTTATGTAGCGAGGTTAAGTGGAAGACACGGAGCCGAAGCGAAAGCGAGTCTTAATAGGGCGAAAGTTACATGGATTAGACCCGAAACCACAGTGATCTATGCATGGCCAGGTTGAAGCTCAGGTAAAAATGAGTGGAGGACCGAACCCGTGAGTGTTGAAAAACTTTGGGATGAGCTGTGCATAGGGGTGAAATGCCAATCGAACGTGGAGATAGCTGGTTCTCCCCGAAATAGCTTTAGGGCTAGCCTCAGGCGACACATAAAGACGGTAGAGCACTGATCGGACGCGGGTCTGTAATGGATACCAACTCCAGTCAAACTGCGAATGGCTTTATGAGAAGAACCTGGGAGTCAGAATGCGAGTGATAAGACCCGTATTCAAGAGGGAAACAGCCCAGACCGCCGACTAAGGTCCCCAATGCTGTACTAAGTGGAAAAGGATGTAGGACTTCCTAAACAACCAGGATGTTGGCTCAGAAGCAGCCACCATTTAAAGAGTGCGTAATAGCTCACTGGTCGAGAGGCCCTGCGCCGAAAATATCCGGGGCTCAAGTACAGAACCGAAGTCGCGGCATGCGCAAGCATGGGTAGGGGAGCGTTCCATGGGCGTTGAAGGTTGACCGGAAGGACAGCTGGAGCGTATGGAAGTGAGAATGCCGGTATGAGTAGCGAAACGGCCAGTGAGAATCTGGCCCACCGAAAGCCTAAGGGATCCTGGGCAACGCTCGTCGTCCCAGGGTAAGTCGGGACCTAAGCCGAGGCAGCAAGCGTAGGCGATGGACAACAGGCGAAAATTCCTGTACTGCATGAAGTTGTTTGAGGATGGAGTGACGCAGCAAGGAGTCTGAGCTGGCGATTGGAAATGCCAGTCGAAGGCGGTAGGCTGGAGCGGAGGCAAATCCCCGTTCTGTAAGGCTGAGAACCGATAGATAGACGCGTACTTCGGTACAAGTCAAATTCAGACGTACTACACTGCCAAGAAAAGCTTCTAACGAGACGACATGTACCCGTACCAAAACCGACACAGGTAGGCGGGGAGAGAATCCTAAGGTGCGCGGGAAAACCCTCGTTAAGGAACTCGGCAAAATGCATCCGTAACTTCGGGAGAAGGATGGCCGGAGCTGGTGAACCCTGTACAGGGGAAGCTGGAGCCGGCGACAGAAGAGAAGCCCAAGCGACTGTTTACCACAAACACAGGTGCCTGCTAAAGAGAAATCTGACGTATAGGTGCTGACACCTGCCCGGTGCTGGAAGGTTAAGAGGACGGGTTAGCCGCAAGGTGAAGCTCGGAATTGAAGCCCCAGTAAACGGCGGCCGTAACTATAACGGTCCTAAGGTAGCGAAATTCCTTGTCGGGTAAGTTCCGACCCGCACGAAAGGTGTAACGACTTGGGCACTGTCTCAACGAGGGACCCGGTGAAATTGAAATACCTGTGAAGATGCAGGTTACCCGCGACTGGACAGAAAGACCCCATGGAGCTTTACTGCAGCCTGTCATTGATTTTTGGCATGTAACGTACAGGATAGCTGGGAGACGGAGAACCATTGTCGCCAGATGATGGGGAGTCAATGTTGGGATACCAGCCTTTGCGTGTTAGGAATCTAACCCTGAGAGTAACGAACTCGGGGACAGTGGCAGGCGGACAGTTTGACTGGGGCGGTCGCCTCCGAAAGAGTAACGGAGGCGTCCAAAGGTTCCCTCAGCGCGGACAGAAATCGCGCGAAGAGTATAAAGGCAGAAGGGAGCTTGACTGCGAGACAGACACGTCGAGCAGGTACGAAAGTAGGGCTTAGTGATCCGGTGGAATGAGAGTGGAATTGCCATCGCTCAACGGATAAAAGCTACCCTGGGGATAACAGGCTAATCTCTCCCAAGAGTCCATATCGACGGGGAGGTTTGGCACCTCGATGTCGGCTCATCACATCCTGGGGCTGAAGCAGGTCCCAAGGGTTGGGCTGTTCGCCCATTAAAGTGGTACGTGAGCTGGGTTCAGAACGTCGTGAGACAGTTCGGTCCATATCCATCGCGGGCGTAAGATACATGAGGGAAGCTGCTCCTAGTACGAGAGGACCGGAGTGGACGGACCGCCGGTGTACCAGTTGTTTCGCCAGAAGCATAGCTGGGTAGCTGCGTCCGGAAGGGATAAACGCTGAAAGCATCTAAGCGTGAAGCCTGTCCCGAGATGAAGTATCTCATGGAGTAATCCAGTAAGATTCCTTGAAGAAGACAAGGTAGATAGGTTGGGAGTGGAAGTGCCGTAAGGCATGCAGCGGACCAATACTAATAAATCGAGGGC
The Selenomonas ruminantium AC2024 DNA segment above includes these coding regions:
- a CDS encoding class I SAM-dependent methyltransferase, with product MKQDLTAFLPGGPAPLRWLILESLTYVEKIAALYPHAQLTVVTEIEEVASLHEFAGLNIQWVFQDIRQEKLPFPNGSFDAVLAENLLSRAYEPYELLLDISRKLTDVGAFYGDFLNIRYTGVLEALKQGQFPVREKHLYAKSEMVRLLDDTLFKEIDFVPGDRDEDNSAEEEWEAAGYANINHELSISRYLFRAAVSTAKVANLKGLYSPDARKELSRILHRIEYDVARTENLEHLQQLCQQEGIFPEYLHDFVEETCYHRDKVLALLEQK